Part of the Ignavibacterium album JCM 16511 genome, ACCAAACTCAGTTGATTTTCCAATCGCGTTTTGAAAGTACTTCGCCGGTTGATGAATCAATAATCATTTCCTGACCACTTGCTCTGTAGCCAAATTCACCTTCATTTTCTGTAATAGTTGAATTTATGTTCCAGACATATTTCCCATAAACCGGATCATAGATGAATGACAATTTCCAATCCTTAAGCCCTTTTTCAAGTCCGTTTTGCTCGGCGATTGCTCTCGCACTTTTTTCATCAATCGTAAATTTACAATCAGCTGGGCTTTTTACACATTCAGGAATTCCAAAAACTTCGAAGTTATGATTTACATTTCCAAGAGTATCAACAATAAATCTTATATCACCTTTAACAAAAGGTTTTTCCGGAACATAAAGTTTATAAACAAGAAAATATCCGTTTTCAACTTTAGTACAATTATCAAAGTCAGGTTGAATATAATTCTCAAAAAAATTCTCACCGGTTTTTGATGCGATATATTTCTCAGCATTCTTAAATACATAAATCGGAATATCTGTATCATCATAATCAAACTTTGACCCTGAACAGGATGATATCAAAACTAAAAGTATTCCGATAGATAAAAGCTTAGTGAATTTTTTTGCTTTCATTTTATTTTCTTGAATTGTTATAAACTTCATCTAAAATATCTTTTGCGCCGGCTTTCAATAAATCTTTTGCTAATGACCTACCCAGTTTTTCCGGTTCATCTTTTCTACCACGAACTTTTTTTCTGAATGTGATAGAACCATCAAGACTTCCAACCATTGCATCAAGATATAATCCGTTTGATTGAACTTCAGCAAATGCTCCAATCGGAACCTGGCATCCACCTTCAAGTGCTCTCAGCAAAGCTCTTTCAGCTGAAACTGCAGTAAATGTATTCTGATGATGAATTGATTGAAGAATTTCTTCGGCAAACTGGTTATCAGTATGAATTTCAATTCCCAACGCACCTTGTCCAACTGCAGGAAGAATTTCCTCTTTACTGATATAGGATGAAATATATTTTTTAAGTCCAAGTCTTTCAACTCCGGCGCGAGCTAGTATAATTGCATCCCAGTCAGATTCAAGAAATTTTTTTATTCTTGAAGGAACATTTCCACGAAGATCAACAACTTTAATATCCGGACGAAGATGCTGAAGCTGTGCTCTTCTTCGCAATGAACCTGTTGCAACAACAGCATTTTCAGGTAAAGTGTGAATAGTTAGTCCCTTTTTCCTGGCTATTAAAACATCTTCAACATCGTGGCGTTTTGTAACTGCCGCTAATTTTAGTCCTTCGGGAATTTGCGTCTGCAAGTCTTTTAGTGAATGAACAGCAATATCAATTCGTTTACTCAGAAGTTCGACTTCGAGTTCTTTTGTGAATAAAGACTTGTCACCAATTTTAGATAAAGCTACATCAAGAATTTTATCGCCTTTAGTTTTAATTATTTTAATTTCAACTGATAAACCGCGATGTTTTTTTTCTAATTCCTTCTTTACAAAATTTGCCTGCCAAAGTGCAAGCTCACTTCCGCGTGAACCAATTAGTAATTTTTTATTCAATTTTTGTCCTGCTGGTTTTGTTTATTTCCTGTAAGTCCGAATAATTCTCTGATAACACTTAGCTTAATTGAAGATAAATCCGAAGCTGAGTTTTCATCTGAAAGTTTTTTTAGTTCAACCGTCGGATGATGTAAGATTTTATTAATTATTCTTTTAGTAATTATTTCGAGCATTTCTCTGTCTTCTTCAGAAAATTTATTTATGTTCTTTTCTACTTCTTCAGCTCTTATTGATTCAAAATAATCTCTCAGATCCTTTATCGTTGGTGCAACCTGAAGTGAATTATACCAATCGAAGAAAGCATCCAATTCTTCCTGAATAATTTTTTCTACTTTTGGAATTTCACTTCGTCGCTTTGCAAGATTTTGCTGAACAATTACATTCAGCGAATCAATATCATGGTAAAACACATAATCAATATCTTTACAAGTCGGATCCACATCTCTTGGAATTGCGATGTCCATTATTACAAGCGATTCAAAGTTTCTTTTCTTCATTGTCTTTTCAATATCATCCTTTGTAAGGATAATATTTTCCGAGCTTGTAGCACTTATTATGATATCAAATTTGTGAAGATGTTCTTTGAAAGTATCGAAAGGGAATACAGCCGTGTTTAATTCGGTTGCAAGCTTTTCTGCTTTTTCAAATGTACGATTAGTAAGTGCAAGTCTTCCGATTCCTCTGTCTCTCAAATGTTTTGCAGCAATCTCACCGGTTTCACCTGTTCCGATTACCAAAGCAGATTTTTTAGAGAGATTTGCAAAAATCTTTTCAACAAGTTGAACGGCTGCATAACTAACAGTTACAGCACCTTCACTTATTGCAGTTTCGCTGATTGCTCTTTTACCAACACGAACGGCAGCATCCATCAAACGCTTTACTAAGAATCCTGCGAAGTTCATCTCTTCGGAAATGATGAAAGAATCCTTAACCTGCTTGAAAATCTGATTATCACCAATCAACAGTGAATCAATTCCTGTTGCAACTCTGAAAAGATGTTCAACTGATTCTCTTGAAATAAATTTCTGAAAATTTTCTTCAGAAACTTTTGCTGCAGATTTGAAATTAATTATAAGATTCTGTAGATCGAGATGTGTGATGCCATCCTGTTTCGGAATTCCGTAAATTTCTGTGCGGTTGCAGGTTGATATAATAATTCCTTCAGATAAAATTTTATCTTTGGTTTGTTGAATCAGATTCCGGATTTCTTCTTCGCTTAAGTGAAGTGCTTCTCTTAAATCTACCGGAGCAGTTCTGTGATTAATTGATATACCTAATAAGTTCATCGTATCTTAATAAAATGAATGAAAACTTCTTGCTAAAAAGTTGGTAAGGATTGTCGAAAAAATTGCAAGTGCAAAGCCAATGATTGAAAGTATTATAAGTTTTTTGCCTCGCCATTTACCTGTAATTTTATTTATCAGACCGATACCATATAAAATCCAGACGAGCATTGTTCCAATTAGTTTTGGATCAGTGTATGAAAAATCCGGAAATGCCTGAGGCAACCAAATGATTCCGATAATAATCGCAATAGTGAGTAGAACAAAACCAATAACTGCAGAGTAAAAACTTAACTTCTCAAGTACTTCCAGATTAGGAAGTCGATCGAATATTAATCCAAACTTACTTGTTTTGAGTTCTTTATAAAGAATGAGATAAAGAAAACCATAAACAGCTGATATTGTTATCCCTGCATAGCCAAGCAAAGCACTGAAAACATGACTACCAAGTAAATTACTCCGCAGAACTTCTTTCACTTCAATCAAATCTTCAATAAAGAATGAAGAAATTATCTGAAAGAGAATTGAAATGATGATAATAAACATTCCTGTTCCGCGGATATCAGTAACAAGTTCAAGAATAAAATATGAAAAGCTGATTGAGAAAGCGAGCACAGTAAATATTTCAAATACATTTGTAATCGGAGGATGATTAAATTCAATTGTTCTTACCAACAGATAAAGAAAGTGAAATAACAATGTCAGAAATAAAAATAATCTTTTCGAATTATGAAACTTTTCTCCGCCTTTATAAAAATCATATAAATAGATTATAAAGGTAATCAGATAGAAAAATGGAAGAAGAGCATTCAAAGTATGTATGAATGGTATCATAATATTTAACTTAATTTGAATTTATTTATCACCACCAAGAATTATTGGCAAACCTTCTTTGCCGGATCCAATTACTACAATCTTTGAATTAGGAGAGTTTGCGAGCTTCTCAGTTGCTTCGATTCCTTTCCATTTCAAAAGTTGTTCACTTATTCCTTGCGAAACAATTTTCTGAAAGTCAGATATTCCTTGTGCTTCAATCTTTTTTCGTTCTGCTTCGAGTCTTTCTTTTTCAAGAATAAATTGCATTCTCTGACTTTCCTGCTCAGCTTTAAGTTTCTCTTCAATTGATGCTGTAAGACCTGGCGGAAGAGTAATTTTTCTTAATGCTGCAGCTTCAATAGTTACTCCGCGCGGACCGACTAAAGTTGTAAGTTCCTGTTCAATTTGTTTAGCGAGTTTTTCACGCTCTGCAGTATATAAAGCTCTTGCTTCATATTTTGATGTTACACCTCTTACAACAGAACGAAATTGCGGGACGACAATCTTATCAACATAATCTTCTCCGACAGTTTTATAAATCTTATTAGCATTCTGAAAACTTAAAGAATAAAGTAAACTAATTTCCAACTGAACGCTCAAACCTTCTTTTGAAGGTACTGTCATTTCTTCTTTTAACTCTTGTGTTCTTGCATCGAACTTAACAACATTTGCAAGAGGATTAACTAAGTTAACTCCGGGATAGAGAGTGTTATCACTAACATTACCAAAAAAATCAATCACTCCAACATGTCCGGCCGGGATGACTGTGAACAATTGAGCAAACGCGATGAACAATGCGACTAAAAATCCGATTAGTGAAAAAGTAGCTTCGGCTTTGTTGAATTTTTTCTTTGCATTTATATGCACAAACAAAGCTGCAATTGCTGCAAGAGAAGCTAAAATGAATAGCATATTTTTTCCTCTTAAAAAGATAATTTTGTTGGTTAAATATACATTTGAAGCAGCTTATAATAAAGGAAGCCACAAGTCTCAATATCAGTGTGTGATAATTTTGACTTGTGGCTCAGAAAAGTGTGATTAAAAGAAAAATTACTTTTTATATTCTTTCAGAAAACCTTTGAATTCTCTGAGATGTGATTCTTCCTGTGCGAGCAAACCTATTACCATATCCTGAGTAACATAATCAACACCTTCGCAAAGTTTAATGATTTTATTGTATTGCTCAATAGCACCTTTTTCAGCTTCAATCACACCTTCAATTACCGACACAACATCAGTAGTATCTTCCTTTGTTTGAAGAGCTTTTTGATCAGCTTTAAATTGCATTGAACTTTCAACAAGTCCGTCAAGTTCTTTTATCCTTTTTGCAAGAGTCTGAGCGTGAGTTAATTCTTCTGCGATATCAACCGCTAAAGATTTTTTTATTTCTTCAGCTCTCACACCATCAAGGTTAACAGAGTTGGAAATGTAATTCATTACTGTTTCTATCTCCATCCAATAACTTTTTTGTAGCTCTTTTGCTATTTCTTGTCTTGTTGCCATAATTCGTCTCCTTTAATTTATTATGTGTTTAATTAGAACAGGACTTTTAGTTTTTTTATCAGATAGCTTAACTGCATTAAGAATTCTTTTCTCTGCTAAATTAATTTTTTCAGAGGATTCAGAAAATAGCTCTGCAATTACATCACCTTTTCTAATCTTATTACCCAATTTGTAATGAAAGATAATCCCAGCTTTAGGGTCAATTTTATCTTCTTTTTTTAATCTTCCGGCACCAAGATCAATAGCTGCCATTCCGATTTCATAGGTATTAACAAAAGAAAGATAGCCTTCATTCAACATCTTAAGCTTCTTGTGATGTTTAGACTTCGGATACCTTTCAGGATTTTTTATGTATGAAATATCCCCGCCCTGAGCTTTAACTATTTCCAGAAATTTATCAAAAGCTTTTCCTGAGTTTAATGTTGTAATTGCTTTTTCAATTCCATCTTCGAGCGAGTTTGCTTTTTTACCAAGATAAATCATCGCACCGGCAAGAATTAAGGAAAGTTCTGTTAAGTCGTTCTTCTTTCCATCTTTTAATACTTCAATTGATTCATAAACTTCAAGCCAGTTACCGATATAATTTCCAAGTGGTTGATTCATATCAGTGATAAAAGCAATACATTTTTTACCAAACGCTTTGGCAGTATCTGAAAGGGAATAAGCGAGTTGTTCGGCATCTTTCATTTCTTTCATAAAAGCACCGTTACCGGTTTTAACATCAAGAACAAGTGCATCAATTCCTTCTGCAAGTTTTTTGCTCATAATACTTCCGGTGATTAAAGGAATTGATTCAACTGTTGCAGTTACATCACGGAGAGAATAGATTAATTTATCGGCTGGTGCAATTTCTTTTGTTTGTCCGATTAAAACCACACCGGTTTTCTTCAGAACATTTTTGTATTCTTTAAGAGTTAAATTAGTTCTGAAGCCGGGAATAGATTCAAGTTTATCGAGAGTTCCGCCGGTATGTCCGAGTCCTCTGCCTGAAATCATCGGAACATAAACTCCTGCAGCAGCAACTATTGGTGCAATTATCAATGAAGTTTTATCACCTACTCCACCAG contains:
- a CDS encoding PepSY domain-containing protein; the encoded protein is MKAKKFTKLLSIGILLVLISSCSGSKFDYDDTDIPIYVFKNAEKYIASKTGENFFENYIQPDFDNCTKVENGYFLVYKLYVPEKPFVKGDIRFIVDTLGNVNHNFEVFGIPECVKSPADCKFTIDEKSARAIAEQNGLEKGLKDWKLSFIYDPVYGKYVWNINSTITENEGEFGYRASGQEMIIDSSTGEVLSKRDWKIN
- the hemC gene encoding hydroxymethylbilane synthase is translated as MNKKLLIGSRGSELALWQANFVKKELEKKHRGLSVEIKIIKTKGDKILDVALSKIGDKSLFTKELEVELLSKRIDIAVHSLKDLQTQIPEGLKLAAVTKRHDVEDVLIARKKGLTIHTLPENAVVATGSLRRRAQLQHLRPDIKVVDLRGNVPSRIKKFLESDWDAIILARAGVERLGLKKYISSYISKEEILPAVGQGALGIEIHTDNQFAEEILQSIHHQNTFTAVSAERALLRALEGGCQVPIGAFAEVQSNGLYLDAMVGSLDGSITFRKKVRGRKDEPEKLGRSLAKDLLKAGAKDILDEVYNNSRK
- the hemA gene encoding glutamyl-tRNA reductase, producing MNLLGISINHRTAPVDLREALHLSEEEIRNLIQQTKDKILSEGIIISTCNRTEIYGIPKQDGITHLDLQNLIINFKSAAKVSEENFQKFISRESVEHLFRVATGIDSLLIGDNQIFKQVKDSFIISEEMNFAGFLVKRLMDAAVRVGKRAISETAISEGAVTVSYAAVQLVEKIFANLSKKSALVIGTGETGEIAAKHLRDRGIGRLALTNRTFEKAEKLATELNTAVFPFDTFKEHLHKFDIIISATSSENIILTKDDIEKTMKKRNFESLVIMDIAIPRDVDPTCKDIDYVFYHDIDSLNVIVQQNLAKRRSEIPKVEKIIQEELDAFFDWYNSLQVAPTIKDLRDYFESIRAEEVEKNINKFSEEDREMLEIITKRIINKILHHPTVELKKLSDENSASDLSSIKLSVIRELFGLTGNKQNQQDKN
- a CDS encoding cytochrome C assembly family protein — translated: MIPFIHTLNALLPFFYLITFIIYLYDFYKGGEKFHNSKRLFLFLTLLFHFLYLLVRTIEFNHPPITNVFEIFTVLAFSISFSYFILELVTDIRGTGMFIIIISILFQIISSFFIEDLIEVKEVLRSNLLGSHVFSALLGYAGITISAVYGFLYLILYKELKTSKFGLIFDRLPNLEVLEKLSFYSAVIGFVLLTIAIIIGIIWLPQAFPDFSYTDPKLIGTMLVWILYGIGLINKITGKWRGKKLIILSIIGFALAIFSTILTNFLARSFHSFY
- a CDS encoding prohibitin family protein, translated to MLFILASLAAIAALFVHINAKKKFNKAEATFSLIGFLVALFIAFAQLFTVIPAGHVGVIDFFGNVSDNTLYPGVNLVNPLANVVKFDARTQELKEEMTVPSKEGLSVQLEISLLYSLSFQNANKIYKTVGEDYVDKIVVPQFRSVVRGVTSKYEARALYTAEREKLAKQIEQELTTLVGPRGVTIEAAALRKITLPPGLTASIEEKLKAEQESQRMQFILEKERLEAERKKIEAQGISDFQKIVSQGISEQLLKWKGIEATEKLANSPNSKIVVIGSGKEGLPIILGGDK
- a CDS encoding ferritin-like domain-containing protein, which translates into the protein MATRQEIAKELQKSYWMEIETVMNYISNSVNLDGVRAEEIKKSLAVDIAEELTHAQTLAKRIKELDGLVESSMQFKADQKALQTKEDTTDVVSVIEGVIEAEKGAIEQYNKIIKLCEGVDYVTQDMVIGLLAQEESHLREFKGFLKEYKK
- a CDS encoding thymidine phosphorylase, which translates into the protein MNTIEIIRKKRDNHSLTKEEIDFLISAYTKGTIPDYQFSAFLMAAFINGLNKTETAALTKAMLYSGKVVDLSSIKGVKVDKHSTGGVGDKTSLIIAPIVAAAGVYVPMISGRGLGHTGGTLDKLESIPGFRTNLTLKEYKNVLKKTGVVLIGQTKEIAPADKLIYSLRDVTATVESIPLITGSIMSKKLAEGIDALVLDVKTGNGAFMKEMKDAEQLAYSLSDTAKAFGKKCIAFITDMNQPLGNYIGNWLEVYESIEVLKDGKKNDLTELSLILAGAMIYLGKKANSLEDGIEKAITTLNSGKAFDKFLEIVKAQGGDISYIKNPERYPKSKHHKKLKMLNEGYLSFVNTYEIGMAAIDLGAGRLKKEDKIDPKAGIIFHYKLGNKIRKGDVIAELFSESSEKINLAEKRILNAVKLSDKKTKSPVLIKHIIN